One window of Sphingomonas sp. KC8 genomic DNA carries:
- a CDS encoding acyl-CoA thioesterase, whose product MARADFRFSYPKRVRYSEIDAQAVVFNARFLDYLDIAVTEYYRAVGIPDPAGVEGLAQFKVARTAIDYKASVHLDEELDLCIRLARVGTSSLTFAFEFHGKGADDLRAAGETVQVHIGTLGSRPCPVPPAFVGLFETYEGRSLRA is encoded by the coding sequence ATGGCCCGCGCCGATTTTCGATTCTCCTACCCCAAACGCGTCCGTTATTCGGAGATCGATGCGCAGGCGGTGGTCTTCAATGCGCGCTTCCTCGATTATCTGGATATCGCGGTCACCGAATATTATCGCGCCGTCGGCATTCCCGATCCGGCCGGGGTCGAGGGGCTGGCGCAGTTCAAGGTTGCGCGCACCGCGATCGATTATAAGGCGTCGGTGCATCTCGATGAAGAGCTGGACCTGTGTATCAGGCTTGCCCGCGTCGGCACGTCATCGCTGACCTTCGCGTTCGAGTTTCACGGCAAGGGCGCGGACGATCTGCGCGCGGCGGGGGAAACCGTGCAGGTGCATATTGGCACGCTCGGCAGCCGCCCTTGCCCGGTTCCGCCGGCATTTGTTGGCTTGTTCGAAACCTATGAAGGGCGGTCGCTGCGGGCATGA
- a CDS encoding DUF4178 domain-containing protein: protein MLITNCPNCGAEVTFRSPALPIKVCDYCHTAVMRIEDGVRDMGKIAVLPYDISPVQIGTRGQVDGQNFDIIGRVRWGWGDGFWNEWLMLFADGAHGWLGEAMGDFMYLREQDVAKLRSKLLRGLVAGGTASPGDEGQEQGVVYKVVDQRQATCVGSEGELPFTAPANWTVYNVDLRSSGGECASFQRDGDTSSVYIGRYVTLADVKATNLRAIEGWAMPAFA from the coding sequence ATGCTGATCACCAACTGCCCCAATTGCGGCGCGGAAGTCACCTTCCGGTCGCCCGCTCTGCCGATCAAGGTGTGCGATTACTGCCATACGGCGGTGATGCGCATCGAAGATGGCGTGCGCGACATGGGCAAGATCGCGGTGCTCCCCTACGATATCAGCCCGGTTCAGATCGGCACGCGGGGCCAGGTGGACGGCCAGAATTTCGATATTATCGGCCGGGTACGCTGGGGCTGGGGCGATGGATTCTGGAACGAATGGCTGATGCTGTTCGCCGATGGCGCGCATGGCTGGCTCGGCGAAGCGATGGGCGATTTCATGTACTTACGCGAACAGGATGTCGCGAAGTTGCGATCGAAACTGCTGCGCGGCCTTGTCGCCGGCGGCACGGCCTCCCCCGGCGATGAAGGGCAGGAACAGGGCGTCGTCTACAAGGTCGTCGATCAGCGCCAGGCTACCTGCGTCGGCAGCGAGGGCGAACTGCCCTTTACCGCACCGGCCAACTGGACGGTCTATAATGTCGATCTGCGTTCATCAGGCGGCGAATGCGCCAGCTTCCAGCGCGATGGCGATACATCCAGCGTCTATATCGGCCGCTATGTCACGCTGGCGGATGTGAAGGCCACCAATCTGCGCGCGATCGAAGGGTGGGCGATGCCCGCGTTCGCCTGA
- the ung gene encoding uracil-DNA glycosylase, with protein MNDTIKLHESWKQPLAPEFASPRMQALKAFLIDEKANGKRIFPKGNEYFRALDLTPLDRVRVVILGQDPYHGEGQAHGLCFSVKPGVRPPPSLVNIYKELESDLGIARPGHGFLEHWAQQGVLLLNSVLTVEMAQAASHQRKGWEEFTDAIIRLVNDRAEPTVFLLWGAYAQRKAAFVDAGRHLILKAAHPSPLSAHNGFFGCRHFSQTNAFLVERGLDPIDWTLPATV; from the coding sequence ATGAACGACACGATCAAACTCCACGAAAGCTGGAAACAGCCGCTCGCGCCCGAATTTGCCAGCCCGCGCATGCAGGCGCTGAAGGCGTTCCTGATCGACGAGAAAGCGAACGGGAAACGCATCTTTCCCAAGGGCAACGAATATTTCCGGGCACTCGATCTGACCCCGCTGGATCGCGTGCGCGTCGTCATCCTGGGGCAAGACCCCTATCATGGCGAAGGGCAGGCGCACGGCCTGTGCTTCAGCGTGAAGCCCGGCGTGCGCCCGCCGCCCTCGCTGGTGAATATCTACAAGGAACTGGAAAGCGACCTCGGTATCGCGCGGCCGGGCCACGGATTCCTCGAACATTGGGCGCAACAGGGCGTATTGTTGCTCAACAGCGTATTGACCGTCGAAATGGCGCAGGCCGCTTCGCACCAGCGCAAGGGCTGGGAAGAATTTACCGACGCGATCATCCGCCTCGTCAACGATCGCGCGGAGCCGACCGTGTTCCTGCTGTGGGGCGCTTATGCCCAGCGCAAGGCCGCGTTCGTCGACGCCGGCCGCCATCTCATCCTGAAGGCCGCGCACCCGTCGCCCTTATCCGCGCATAACGGCTTTTTCGGCTGCCGCCATTTCTCGCAAACCAATGCATTCCTCGTCGAACGCGGGCTCGATCCGATCGATTGGACGTTACCGGCCACGGTGTAA
- a CDS encoding SPFH domain-containing protein, whose amino-acid sequence MGLFDFLSKQLIDVIDWVEEPGELAERVPMADREIQNGAQLTVREGQIAAFFNEGQIADMFGPGLYTLETSTLPVLTALRNWDKGFKSPFKSDVVFYSQKEQINLKWGTAQPVTIRDKELGPIRLRAFGSYSFKVDKVAAFTSTLVGTLERVTVTDIESQLRAAIATALATGLGGGSVAFLDLAANQTALSQALKDAVNPAFAQWGLALQSFFVESLSLPDEVQKHLDKASSMRVLGDLDRYAKFQAAEAIEAAAANPGGLAGLGAGAGAGMAIGQAMLGGLAQGGGGSAAPTPAEDPFALLEKLHKLLTIGAISQEEFDAKKAELLGRIR is encoded by the coding sequence ATGGGTCTGTTCGATTTCCTGTCCAAGCAACTGATCGACGTCATCGACTGGGTGGAAGAACCCGGCGAACTGGCCGAACGCGTGCCGATGGCCGATCGCGAAATCCAGAACGGCGCGCAGTTGACTGTGCGCGAAGGCCAGATCGCCGCCTTCTTCAACGAAGGCCAGATCGCCGACATGTTCGGCCCCGGCCTCTACACGCTCGAAACCTCGACGCTGCCGGTGCTCACCGCGCTGCGTAATTGGGACAAAGGGTTCAAATCGCCCTTCAAGTCCGACGTGGTGTTCTATTCGCAAAAGGAACAGATCAACCTCAAATGGGGGACGGCGCAGCCCGTCACGATCCGCGACAAGGAATTGGGGCCGATCCGCCTGCGCGCGTTCGGCAGCTATTCGTTCAAGGTCGATAAGGTCGCCGCCTTCACCTCGACGCTGGTCGGCACGCTCGAACGGGTGACGGTAACGGACATCGAATCGCAGCTTCGCGCCGCGATCGCCACCGCACTCGCCACCGGGCTTGGCGGCGGCAGCGTTGCCTTCCTCGATCTCGCCGCCAACCAGACGGCCCTGTCGCAGGCGTTGAAGGATGCGGTGAACCCGGCCTTTGCGCAATGGGGCCTCGCCCTCCAGTCCTTCTTCGTCGAAAGCCTGTCGCTACCCGATGAGGTGCAAAAGCATCTCGACAAGGCCAGTTCGATGCGGGTGCTGGGCGATCTGGATCGTTACGCCAAATTCCAGGCGGCCGAGGCGATCGAGGCGGCGGCGGCCAACCCCGGCGGCCTCGCCGGCCTTGGCGCGGGGGCTGGCGCCGGCATGGCGATCGGGCAGGCGATGCTCGGCGGGCTGGCACAGGGCGGCGGCGGATCGGCGGCCCCTACCCCGGCGGAAGATCCGTTCGCGCTGCTCGAAAAGCTCCACAAGCTGCTCACCATCGGCGCGATCAGCCAGGAGGAATTTGACGCGAAGAAGGCGGAACTGCTGGGCCGCATCCGCTAA
- the lnt gene encoding apolipoprotein N-acyltransferase translates to MKLKDMTIGPRLRWLVALGLGGVSAAGFAPLDFWPVTLVAFALWMGLVRNAPGLRSALAAGWWFGVGHFTLGNNWIATAFQYQDAMPAWLGWIAVAVLALYLAVFPAMAAGAAWRWGRSQPVAYVLIFAAAWIGAEWLRATVLTGFAWNPLGVVWLPVPGVPKLATVIGSYGLSGVFVLAAGLLMGLPALKRAKFGRPRGGAIAALFVAIPLAAPVLGQLVFPRKPAPGEAVRPLIRVVQPNIGQQDKWRPGFEAQNFARLAGLSGKPVAEPRLLLWPEAAVPEYLEEARREDRLARARIAGLLGPRDIVLTGGTALEWGKDNYAIGARNSLFALDGRGKILARYDKAHLVPFGEYLPLRSLLSVIGLSRLVPGDLDFWPGPGPKSYMLPGFGAVGVQICYEIIFSGQVIDRANRPDFIFNPSNDAWFGPSGPPQHLAQARLRAIEEGLPIIRATPTGISAVIDAHGRVVASVPWRTAGAIDARLPKPKPPTLFARHGNLLPFLFAGALIILAIARRRVAR, encoded by the coding sequence ATGAAGCTGAAGGACATGACGATCGGCCCGCGCCTGCGCTGGCTGGTGGCGCTGGGGCTGGGCGGGGTATCCGCCGCCGGTTTTGCGCCACTGGATTTTTGGCCGGTGACGCTGGTCGCATTCGCGCTGTGGATGGGGCTGGTGCGGAACGCGCCCGGCTTGCGCTCCGCACTCGCTGCGGGCTGGTGGTTTGGGGTCGGGCATTTCACGCTGGGCAACAACTGGATCGCCACCGCCTTTCAGTATCAGGATGCGATGCCGGCATGGCTGGGCTGGATCGCGGTTGCGGTGCTGGCGCTGTATCTTGCGGTGTTTCCCGCGATGGCGGCCGGCGCGGCATGGCGCTGGGGCAGAAGCCAGCCGGTCGCTTATGTGCTGATATTCGCTGCCGCCTGGATTGGCGCCGAATGGCTGCGCGCGACCGTGCTGACCGGCTTTGCCTGGAATCCGTTGGGGGTGGTGTGGCTGCCCGTGCCCGGCGTGCCGAAACTGGCGACGGTGATCGGCAGTTACGGCTTGTCTGGCGTGTTCGTGCTGGCGGCGGGGTTATTGATGGGTTTGCCCGCGTTGAAGCGGGCGAAATTCGGACGACCGCGGGGCGGGGCGATCGCGGCGCTGTTCGTCGCGATCCCGCTGGCGGCGCCGGTGCTTGGCCAACTGGTATTTCCGCGCAAGCCCGCGCCGGGCGAGGCGGTACGCCCGCTGATCCGTGTCGTGCAGCCCAATATCGGCCAGCAGGATAAATGGCGGCCCGGGTTCGAGGCGCAGAATTTCGCGCGGCTGGCAGGGCTTTCGGGCAAGCCGGTGGCCGAACCGCGCCTGTTGTTGTGGCCCGAGGCGGCGGTGCCTGAATATCTGGAGGAAGCCCGGCGCGAAGACCGGCTGGCGCGGGCGCGCATCGCCGGATTACTGGGGCCGCGCGATATCGTGCTGACCGGCGGCACCGCGCTGGAATGGGGTAAGGACAATTACGCCATCGGTGCGCGCAACAGCCTGTTTGCGCTGGACGGCCGGGGCAAGATTCTTGCGCGGTATGACAAGGCGCATCTTGTGCCCTTTGGCGAATATCTGCCGCTGCGATCGCTGTTGTCGGTAATCGGCCTGTCGCGGCTGGTGCCCGGCGATCTTGATTTCTGGCCGGGACCGGGGCCGAAAAGCTATATGTTGCCGGGCTTCGGCGCGGTCGGCGTGCAGATATGCTATGAAATCATCTTTTCGGGGCAGGTGATCGATCGGGCGAACCGGCCGGATTTCATCTTCAACCCATCGAACGATGCCTGGTTCGGGCCGTCCGGGCCGCCGCAGCATCTGGCGCAGGCGCGGTTGCGCGCGATCGAGGAAGGACTGCCGATCATCCGGGCGACGCCGACCGGCATTTCGGCCGTGATCGACGCCCATGGACGGGTGGTCGCCAGTGTGCCGTGGCGGACGGCCGGCGCCATCGATGCGCGCCTGCCCAAGCCCAAGCCACCCACGCTGTTCGCGCGGCATGGCAACCTTTTGCCATTCCTGTTTGCCGGCGCGCTGATCATCCTCGCGATTGCGCGCCGCCGCGTCGCGCGCTAA